A single Triticum dicoccoides isolate Atlit2015 ecotype Zavitan chromosome 2A, WEW_v2.0, whole genome shotgun sequence DNA region contains:
- the LOC119355521 gene encoding glucose-6-phosphate 1-dehydrogenase, cytoplasmic isoform-like: MAGTDSSASSRQSSFNSLAKDLELPLEQGCLTIVVLGASGDLAKKKTFPALYHLFEQGFLQSGEVHIVGYARTNLSDDGLRGRIRVYLKGASEEHVSEFLQLIKYVSGSYDSGEGFEKLNKEISDYEMSNNSGSSRRLFYLALPPSVYPSVCKMIRTYCMSPTSRAGWTRVIVEKPFGRDLDSAEELSSQLGELFEEDQLYRIDHYLGKELVQNLLVLRFANRLFLPLWNRDNVDNIQIVFREDFGTDGRGGYFDQYGIIRDIIQNHLLQVFCLVAMEKPVSLKPEHIRDEKVKVLQSVNPIKDEEVVLGQYQGYKDDPTVPDDSNTPTFASIVLRVHNERWEGVPFILKAGKALNSRKAEIRVQFKDVPGDIFKCKKQGRNEFVIRLQPSEAMYMKLTVKKPGLEMATEQSELDLSYGMRYQDVKIPEAYERLILDTIRGDQQHFVRRDELKAAWQIFTPLLHDIDAGKLKAVSYKPGSRGPKEADELSEKVGYMQTHGYIWIPPTLA, encoded by the exons ATGGCGGGAACTGACTCCTCGGCGTCATCGAGACAAAGCAGTTTCAACTCATTAGCAAAGGACCTAGAACTTCCTTTGGAGCAAGGGTGCCTCACCATCGTTGTACTTGGGGCTTCTGGAGATCTTGCCAAGAAGAAAACGTTCCCGGCACTCTACCACCTTTTTGAGCAG GGGTTCTTACAATCTGGTGAAGTGCATATAGTGGGGTATGCGAGAACAAATCTTTCTGATGATGGGTTGAGAGGGCGCATCCGTGT ATACCTTAAAGGAGCCTCAGAGGAACATGTTTCAGAATTCTTGCAATTG ATAAAATATGTCAGTGGTTCCTATGACAGTGGAGAAGGTTTTGAAAAACTGAACAAGGAAATATCAGATTATGAGATGTCAAACAACTCAGGAAGCTCCCGTAGGCTCTTTTATTTGGCATTGCCTCCATCTGTCTACCCTTCAGTGTGCAAAATGATCCGAACATATTGCATGAGTCCAA CTTCTCGCGCTGGATGGACTAGAGTAATTGTTGAGAAGCCCTTTGGAAGGGACCTGGACTCTGCAGAAGAATTAAGTTCCCAACTTGGGGAGCTATTCGAGGAAGATCAACTCTACAGGATTGACCACTACTTGGGAAAAGAGTTGGTCCAAAACTTG CTTGTGCTTCGTTTTGCGAACCGTTTGTTCTTACCACTTTGGAACCGTGACAATGTTGATAATATACAG ATTGTATTCAGGGAGGACTTCGGAACTGATGGACGTGGAGGATATTTTGATCAATATGG AATCATCCGTGATATCATTCAGAACCATTTGTTGCAG GTTTTCTGTTTGGTTGCAATGGAAAAGCCTGTATCTCTTAAGCCTGAGCACATTAGAGATGAGAAAGTCAAG GTTCTGCAATCCGTGAACCCGATAAAGGACGAAGAGGTAGTCCTTGGACAATATCAGGGCTACAAGGATGACCCTACAGTGCCAGATGACTCTAATACCCCAACGTTTGCATCTATTGTACTTAGGGTACACAATGAAAGATGGGAAG GTGTTCCTTTCATTCTTAAAGCTGGTAAAGCATTAAACTCAAGAAAAGCAGAAATTCGTGTGCAGTTCAAGGATGTTCCCGGTGACATTTTTAAAT GTAAGAAGCAGGGAAGAAATGAGTTTGTCATACGCCTCCAGCCATCAGAAGCCATGTACATGAAACTAACT GTGAAGAAACCTGGATTGGAAATGGCTACTGAACAGAGTGAACTTGATCTGTCATATGGGATGCGTTACCAAGATGTCAAAATTCCAGAGGCATATGAGCGCCTCATTTTGGATAC AATAAGAGGAGACCAGCAACACTTTGTGCGCCGAGATGAGCTGAAG GCTGCCTGGCAGATCTTCACTCCCTTGTTGCACGACATCGACGCCGGCAAGCTGAAGGCTGTTTCATACAAGCCTGGCAGCCGAGGCCCCAAGGAAGCTGATGAACTGAGTGAGAAGGTTGGGTACATGCAGACCCACGGTTACATCTGGATACCACCCACCCTTGCATAG